One Salarias fasciatus chromosome 9, fSalaFa1.1, whole genome shotgun sequence DNA segment encodes these proteins:
- the LOC115394647 gene encoding F-box/LRR-repeat protein 7: MGANNGKQYGSEGKGSSSISSDISSSTDHTPTKAPKNVATTEGLDSSTRTLSTPSPGLILPSKSSSLSSPALSSNGHETNSSSSSSAPAETVAVIHPQPSAHTRSRQSKSHHHALIDLLPDHSLLQIFSHLPTNQLCRCARVCRRWYNLAWDPRLWATVRLTGELLHADRAIRVLTHRLCQDTPNVCLTLETVVANGCKRLTDRGLHVVAQCCPELRRLEVAGCYNISNDAVFEVVSRCPNLEHLNLSGCSKVTCISLTQEASLQLSPLHGQQISIHYLDMTDCFSLEDEGLRTIASHCPRLTHLYLRRCTRLTDESMRHLALHCPSVRELSLSDCRLVGDFGLREVARLEGCLRYLSVAHCTRITDVGIRYVARYCPRLRYLNARGCEGLTDHGLGHLARSCPKLKSLDVGKCPLVSDSGLEQLAMYCQGLRRVSLRACESVTGRGLKALAANCCELQLLNVQDCEVSPEALRFVRRHCRRCVIEHTNPAFY, from the exons GTTTGGACTCCAGCACTAGAACCCTGAGCACCCCCAGTCCGGGTCTCATCCTCCCGTCCaagtcctcctccctctcctccccggCTCTCTCCAGCAACGGCCATGAGACCaactcctcgtcctcgtcctccgccCCGGCGGAGACGGTCGCCGTGATCCACCCGCAGCCCAGCGCCCACACCCGCTCCAGGCAGTCCAAGTCCCACCACCACGCCCTCATCGACCTCCTCCCGGACCACAGCCTCCTGCAGATCTTCTCCCACCTCCCCACCAATCAGCTGTGTCGCTGCGCCCGCGTCTGCCGCCGCTGGTACAACCTGGCGTGGGACCCCAGGCTGTGGGCCACCGTGCGGCTGACCGGCGAGCTGCTCCACGCCGACCGCGCCATCAGGGTCCTCACCCACCGGCTGTGCCAGGACACCCCCAACGTCTGCCTGACGCTGGAGACGGTGGTGGCCAACGGCTGCAAGAGGCTCACGGACCGCGGGCTGCACGTGGTGGCGCAGTGCTGCCCCGAACTGCGGCGCCTGGAGGTCGCCGGCTGTTACAACATCTCCAACGACGCTGTGTTTGAGGTGGTGTCCAGATGTCCCAACCTGGAACACCTGAACCTCTCAG GCTGCTCCAAAGTGACCTGCATCAGCCTCACCCAGGAGGCCTCCCTCCAGCTGTCCCCTCTGCACGGCCAGCAGATCTCCATCCACTACCTGGACATGACGGATTGCTTTTCCCTCGAGGACGAGGGCCTGCGAACTATCGCCTCGCACTGCCCGCGCCTGACGCACCTGTACCTGCGCCGCTGCACCAGACTAACGGACGAATCCATGCGCCACCTGGCTCTCCACTGCCCCTCGGTGAGGGAGCTGAGCCTCAGCGACTGCCGCCTCGTCGGGGACTTCGGCCTGCGGGAAGTGGCCCGGCTGGAGGGCTGCCTGCGCTACCTGAGCGTGGCCCACTGCACCCGCATCACGGACGTGGGGATCCGCTACGTGGCCCGCTACTGCCCGAGACTGCGCTACCTGAACGCCAGGGGCTGCGAGGGCCTCACCGACCACGGCCTGGGCCACCTGGCCCGCAGCTGCCCCAAGCTCAAGTCCCTGGACGTGGGGAAGTGCCCCCTGGTGTCCGACAGCGGGCTGGAGCAGCTGGCCATGTACTGCCAGGGCCTGCGGCGGGTCAGCCTGCGGGCCTGCGAGAGCGTGACGGGCAGGGGACTCAAGGCGCTGGCGGCCAACTGCtgcgagctgcagctcctcaacgTGCAGGACTGCGAGGTGTCGCCCGAGGCCCTGCGCTTCGTCCGGCGCCACTGCCGGCGCTGCGTCATCGAGCACACGAACCCGGCCTTCTACTGA